A segment of the Salmo trutta chromosome 3, fSalTru1.1, whole genome shotgun sequence genome:
CATGAACGGCTCCTTTAGGTGTTCTAGAGAAGAGACAACAGagtcaggtcagaggtcacacatTCATCACCACAAAGATGGGTGGATAAAGAATTTAAATCAACACAGAGTGAATGTCAACCCATAATGCGTCATTTACTCTTCGTGTGTTGAAGCTCTCAAGCACATATTCATGTGGGTGCTTTACATTGGTGGTGGATATGGTTAGTTTGCCCTTAAGTCTCATGAGGCCCGAagtcatccttccatccctccatacagcagggtagcctagtggttagcgtgtaggactagtaactgaaaggttgtaagatcgaatccctgagctgacaaggtcaaatctgttgttctgcccctgaacaaggcagttaacccactgttccccggtaggccgtcattgtaaataagaatttgttcttaactgacttgcctagttaaataaaggtaaaaaatatatataaataaataaaatacaatgtaaAGGACGTTGAACACATGGGAAAGCTATGCTGTTTAAATCTCTATACTGTATACCCTAAATTCCTTACCTGGTAGTTGTGGGTGTATTTTCTCAGCCATGTACTCTGTGAGGTTCCTGGGCATCTCTCCCCTGATGTCCACCAGAACCCTGGTGTCTGAGGAGGAGATCTGGTAgatgaggacagggctggggttgGCCAGGACCAGTTCAGCATGGTGGGGCTTGAACTGGGGAGAGTTCTGACCACGACAGGAGAGGACAGAAAGGAAATACATTAGTCTGACTGCATTTTAAtaattggttggttggttggtaaaaagtgtctgctaaatggcacatGTTAGTTGGTTGGTCGGTCGGTTCGATTCActcgttcattcattcattcattcattcattcaatatAATACTTGAACAAACCTTCATGATACATCCAACAaagtgagaggaggtctgggcCTTCCCAGCTACCAGACTCTTCCTGAACTTTGAGAAACAGccgtcagctactacagttacTGCTGCATGGACCTCCTATGGGACAGGTTAACACAATTACAACAGTTAAAAACACATCTGTTACACTGCTTGTCTTATCAATGGATCCTGGTGAACTGCTAATCAATAGGTGTAAATACTATCAAGTGTAATTGTAAGTATCAGCATGGGGCTATTTTACACAGCAACGGCTATCTGGAGAGTAACAGAGTATAAGCTGCATCGCAAACTTAGAGTTGACCTttgtgtctcctgtctccttGTCCCTGTACTGCACTCCTGTCACACAGCCATCCTCTTCCTCCAGGCTGGACACGGTGCCTTCTATGAGCGTAACACTAGGGGAGAGCAAAGTACCAGTTATTAAGAAACAGTAGTTATAGTGATGGAATTAATAGAGACAGGTTCTTCTGAACACATGACCTGACAAGGAAAAACATAATCAGCCTATAAGAACTAAACCCTGGAGTTGGTCCTGGTCaagtcatgtggtcaggaaaaaAACGTGTGGCCTTAGTGATAGTAATGACATGTCCAACAGGTATAGTGAAGGTTCTCTCCCAGCCTTACTTTGGCTCAGCGAGGGCGGCTCTGCGCAGGCCCATGATAAAGCGTCCGTGGTGGAAGGCCCTGCCACACTGGATACTGCTGTCTGCCTGGGGATATGGGATCTCCACCTCTGTGCTGCTCTCGATGTCATGAATCACATAGCCGTTCACCACGTGGGCATCCAGCCCCTCCACTGAACCTGAGAGGAGAGCCCTGGGTTAGGCAACTTTTCATTATTCATTTAACTCAGGTCTTTAGTGTCAAAAAGGAATGTCTTTACATTAAATAGGGACTTGGGTGTCTTTGCTACAGTTTTTTTGTCCCACTTTAAACAAACAACTTTTAAAGCCTTTATTAGGGCCTTTATAAAGTTGTCATAAGCCCTATATAGGTCCTGCAGTGAGCCTTGCTCGTTGAGCACAGCCCCCATTTAATGCAAGGGCTTGTTGCGAGTCAGCCCATTGGTTGTTTTCCTCACGCTATCACCTTTTTACACGTAGACCCCACACTAAAAGATCTCTAGTCCGTGCTCCAGACCACTCACCCTCCATTCCCAGTTCTCGCAGGGCCCTGTATCCACCAGGCTGCAGCAGCTCTCCCACTATCCTGTCAGGCTCCTTCAGGTCCCTCTCTATCACAGTGACCCTCCGGCCGTCCCGGGCCAGCACTGCAGCCATGGCCGACCCCAGGACTCCCGCCCCTACTATGATCACATCCGGCTCCTGAGATGCAGGAGAGTCCCCTGCTGCTGGGGGGCTCTCCATGGCTGAGGAACACACTCTTTTCCTCCTGCCACCTCCCTGTTAAGAGAGAAAGCtaggagttttttttttttaccatagaAGGTCAAAAAAATGAGTCTTTGCACTATAATTGGACACTATTTTATTGTGTATAGTGTATAATGAAGTAGGCCAATCTTATTATTCTAGtttatttcttgtttttgtttttcaacagattCTACAGTTATTATTACTCACCTTCTTTGAAGCGCTCTCTCCACTCCTGTGCCTGACAGCTGAGGGTTTCGGTATAAATGTATTGATGACCGGTAGGGATAATAAAAGTTCCAGAGGTACTTGTAGAATTTGGGGTACCTTGCATGTATGTCCGTGGTACCTGACATAGGATAGCAGCATCCCCACTGCCAAGAACACTACAGCCGCCAAGATTATCTCTTTGTGAGCATACTCCAAAACTGCGTCGCATTTCTTATAAATGTAGGTGAAACTTGCAATTCCAAGAAAAGTCCACATATTTATTCTATTATTAAACTAGGCTACTTGAAATGAATAGGCTAACTCATTCAATAAATCACCACTGCTCGGAATGTTTCCTAACCTATAACCTGAAACTAAATTGCAAAAACAAAAAGTAGCCGAGATCATGGAATAAAGTGCGCAATAAAATCTCATCACAGTTCAACAGTTATTATTTCAAAAATAGCAAATATTCTATATACTGGCGTAGACTATTGAGCATCCTATTTCAGTTGCTTTAGCAGATCGTAGGCCTAGTAATATTTAAAATCTATCCGTTAATCAAAAAGAAAAGTATTCAAAACCATGAAAATTATTCCACCCGACATTTCAGATGGTTTCAGAGGATGCTAAATATTATGATAATGAGATAGGTAGGAACTTCGGGTTCGCAGGTTTGGTGTCCCGCCCTCTCTGTATCTGAACCGTCCAATCAGGAACAGCACATCGGTGAGCAGAGCTCACGCTATCTGGCCATTGGTCAATCCTCGGCTGCTGGTTGGAGCGCTGGCTGAGAGAGGGTAGTATGATATGATGTCACTGGAAAGGTGTCTATGGACCAGtttctgtgtttgcaaacatCGCCTCACGAGGGCGATACGCGAAAGTTGGTGGCAGATCAAGGGGAGTTCTTATAGAACACAGGGGAAAAGAGCCTatatttacatgttgcttatgagtgcatttcatactacttttggattataattggatttttaagccttgtatgaatgtcctgcttaataatAATgcttgtgtcatcatcgcaaatcaactgcattatactttaaaaaaacacttcaacttcaaccagtaaaatggcttttgctacagcctatatcaatgagcgttagcattctagctaacaactgctgcatccaaaatagcTATTTAGCAAATATCACAACCAAATAATCTTAGCGACTGTTCAAGCAAGAATCAAAACATAATTGTAAGCTGATGAGAACCCCAGAAAGTTactttgtttagaagtaatacaCACGTAAATGTAGGCTATGTTGAATGCGTTCAGATGGCGATGGCTTTCATACTGTCAGTGTGTCGTATACTGGAAAGGTGTCTATCGGTCTACAATTTTACACTATGGAGGAAGTTACCAAACCGGTTCACAGTCAGTACTCTTTGCCAGACATAGGAAATAACTCTTATGGATTGTATTACATACCGGTATTTTGCCTTGGGGTGATTATGTAGATACGTAGGATTGTGAGGATATCAATACaaacatgtattttatttctGAGGGCATCCGGgtgtatcgtcggacagggccacagtgtctctcgACCTCTCAAGGCTAAATCTTCAGtttttatgctgcaatagtttatgtgttggggggccagggtcagtctgttatatcaggagtatttctcctgtctcatccggtgtcctgtgtggatTTAAGTATGCTCCTTCTAATTCTCTCGCTCTTTTGTCTCTGTTTTagactctctctaccgcacctgctgtctctaactctgaatgatcggctatgaaaagccaactgacatttactcctgaggtgctgtcttgttgcaccctctacaaccactgtgattgttATTATCTGACccagctggtcatctatgaacgtttcaacatcttggccatgttctgttataatctccacccagtatagccagaagaggactggccacccctcagagcctggttcttctctgggtttcttcctaggttctggcctttctagggagtttttcctagccactgtgcttctacatctgcattgcttgctgtttggggttttaggctgggtttctgtacagcactttgtgacattggctgatgtaaaaagggctttataaatttgattgatttatttatGTTGGGCAGCCTTATTAAATAGTGTATAACGTTTTTTTAAGTCTTTTTGCCAAGACATCAACCTTTTTAATGTTACTCTTAACATAAGAAGCAAcactatatatatttattttaataactATAATAGTAATGCAAAGCACTGACACAATAGGGTTTGCTTCTTTTTATTCAACTCCAgtatgaaaaactgatcaattaATTAATTCCTTCATTAATTCAGTATTTGAAATGCCATGTAATGTATACTAAATTAAATTCATATTTCTGGTCTTTACCGTTGATGACCTCACAATCTAATCATATGTCAACATTACAGGAGTGTGCATTAAAATAGTCCACATTCACAAGACTCCACTGATTAATTCTTTATACTATAACTGTTAGAATAGTTTGTCACGTGAAACTATATCACTCTCTAAGCATACTATTATGAAAGGTCTGGATGGACACCATACCACTCAGGACAAGGGGTTTCATGGTCAAACAAGTCTTCACCACATGTCTTCACAGGTAGTGGTTAAAGACTGTTTCATATTTCTCCTGTTTGCCTGATGTGACTTTGGGCTCCCCATTTTGCTTGACAAAGTCCTGAGAATAAACAACAAAAGCTGCCATTAACATTATACTGATTTGGTAGCATTGAATCAACAGTGTTGTTACAAACACatgagtgctgtagagatggtacTATGTTGTTATTCCACTAGTGACCTCACCTCCAGCTCCTCCAATGAGGTGCTGCCATCCTCTACTTTCTGACCAATACCATGGCTGAAGCTCATGTAGCGCTCCTGTCAGAAGACAGCGATGTTGTGTGGAAAAGCTTATATAGCTTGAGCATAGCTAGCTAATACATAAGCATTCTTTGGCACAGATAGTACATTTTGTCTCCTTGCAATGCCAacatacctggtaaaataaggttaAGTGCATGA
Coding sequences within it:
- the LOC115181075 gene encoding squalene monooxygenase, translated to MWTFLGIASFTYIYKKCDAVLEYAHKEIILAAVVFLAVGMLLSYVRYHGHTCKVPQILQVPLELLLSLPVINTFIPKPSAVRHRSGESASKKGGGRRKRVCSSAMESPPAAGDSPASQEPDVIIVGAGVLGSAMAAVLARDGRRVTVIERDLKEPDRIVGELLQPGGYRALRELGMEGSVEGLDAHVVNGYVIHDIESSTEVEIPYPQADSSIQCGRAFHHGRFIMGLRRAALAEPNVTLIEGTVSSLEEEDGCVTGVQYRDKETGDTKEVHAAVTVVADGCFSKFRKSLVAGKAQTSSHFVGCIMKNSPQFKPHHAELVLANPSPVLIYQISSSDTRVLVDIRGEMPRNLTEYMAEKIHPQLPEHLKEPFMVALQNDRLRSMPASFLPPSPVNKPGVLLLGDAYNMRHPLTGGGMSVALNDVLIWRSLMKNIPDLYDNTAMLQAKKKFHWERKSSHSFVVNVLAQALYELFAATDNSLHQLRKACFLYFKLGGECVNGPIGLLSVLTPRPMTLIGHFFAVALYAIYYSFKSESWFTKPRALFTSGAILYRACTIMFPLIYSEFKYLVY